In the genome of Hyphobacterium sp. CCMP332, one region contains:
- a CDS encoding nitronate monooxygenase gives MKNRINELLNIKYPIIQAGMVWCSGWKLASAVSNAGGLGLIGAGSMYPDVLEEHLIKCKSATDKSFGVNVPLLYPDIEKLMEIIVEHKVPIVFTSAGNPKIWTEHLKSRGIRVVHVVSSLKFALKSQDAGVDAVVGEGFEAGGHNGKDETTTMCLIPEMAMNLSIPVIAAGGIASGKAMLAAMALGAEAVQVGTRFAVSKESSAHENFKNRIIEAKEGDTILTLKEITPVRLIKNNFYEQILNYKKRNASIEELKNLLGRARAKKGIFEGDLDEGELEIGQISSSIQKIEPAATILKSIWEEFLKEKQRIIDLKI, from the coding sequence ATGAAAAACAGAATAAACGAGCTCTTAAATATTAAATATCCGATCATTCAGGCAGGTATGGTATGGTGCAGTGGCTGGAAGCTGGCAAGCGCTGTGTCAAATGCCGGTGGACTTGGTTTGATTGGAGCCGGTTCCATGTATCCGGACGTTCTTGAAGAACATTTAATTAAATGCAAATCCGCCACAGATAAAAGCTTTGGTGTCAATGTCCCTCTGCTATACCCGGACATTGAAAAATTAATGGAAATAATTGTGGAGCATAAAGTACCAATCGTTTTTACATCTGCAGGTAACCCTAAAATTTGGACTGAGCATTTAAAATCAAGAGGAATTAGAGTAGTGCATGTAGTTAGCAGTTTAAAATTTGCTCTAAAAAGTCAGGATGCCGGAGTGGATGCAGTGGTAGGTGAAGGATTCGAAGCCGGTGGCCACAATGGAAAAGATGAAACAACAACAATGTGTTTGATTCCTGAAATGGCTATGAATTTAAGCATTCCGGTTATTGCGGCCGGAGGTATCGCAAGCGGCAAAGCAATGCTTGCAGCAATGGCATTAGGAGCTGAAGCCGTGCAGGTAGGAACGCGATTTGCAGTTTCGAAAGAATCGTCGGCACATGAAAATTTTAAAAACAGAATAATTGAAGCCAAAGAAGGAGATACGATCCTAACCCTTAAAGAAATAACACCAGTCCGATTGATCAAGAACAATTTTTATGAACAAATTCTGAATTACAAAAAAAGGAATGCTTCAATTGAAGAATTGAAAAATCTATTGGGAAGAGCAAGGGCGAAAAAAGGGATTTTTGAAGGTGACCTCGATGAAGGTGAACTGGAAATTGGCCAGATTTCCTCAAGCATTCAAAAAATAGAGCCCGCCGCAACTATTTTGAAAAGTATTTGGGAGGAGTTTCTAAAGGAAAAGCAAAGAATTATTGATTTGAAGATATAA
- the purE gene encoding 5-(carboxyamino)imidazole ribonucleotide mutase: MNKAKVAIIMGSTSDLNVMQDAIDFLNEMKIENEVDIVSAHRTPDKMFDFAKNARSRGIQVIIAGAGGAAHLPGMVASLTSLPVIGVPVKSRNSIDGWDSLLSILQMPSGVPVATVALDGAKNAGILAAQILGASDQNIAKKLDDFKLRLKEKVIRGSEETQQKFSD, from the coding sequence ATGAACAAGGCAAAAGTGGCAATTATCATGGGTAGCACCTCTGACCTAAATGTAATGCAGGATGCAATTGATTTTCTCAATGAAATGAAAATAGAAAATGAGGTGGATATAGTTTCAGCACACCGGACTCCTGATAAAATGTTTGATTTTGCCAAAAATGCACGCAGTAGGGGTATTCAGGTTATCATTGCCGGAGCCGGCGGTGCAGCTCACTTACCCGGAATGGTCGCATCCTTAACCTCCTTACCTGTGATTGGTGTACCTGTAAAATCCAGAAATTCAATAGATGGATGGGATTCCTTACTTTCTATTTTACAGATGCCCTCGGGAGTACCCGTGGCTACAGTTGCTTTGGACGGGGCAAAAAACGCCGGAATTCTCGCTGCACAAATATTGGGCGCTTCTGATCAGAACATTGCCAAAAAACTGGATGATTTTAAATTAAGACTCAAAGAAAAGGTGATCCGTGGATCGGAGGAAACTCAGCAAAAATTTTCGGATTAA
- a CDS encoding 5-(carboxyamino)imidazole ribonucleotide synthase, translating to MNSSKKIGVLGGGQLGRMLIQKAIDYNIEFDVMDPDPNAPCKNLAARFKVGDLKKFEDVIDFGKDLDIITIEIEKVNAEALAVLEKQGKLVYPQARVIQLIQDKRAQKKFYIENSIPTSEYALVQSNEEIKKHPEMIPGFHKLAKDGYDGRGVQKITTKRDISKSFSEPGLIEKAVDLEKEISCIVSRNANGDIKSFPLVEMVFHPEANLVDYLLSPANVSQEIENKAESLAIKIIEKLDMVGILAVEMFLTKTGDILVNEMAPRTHNSGHQSIESNESSQFEQHLRSILNWPPGSTDIRVPSAMVNLLGADGHTGEAIYEGMDKILQVSGVHIHLYGKKITKPFRKMGHITITDEDAGSLKEKIKFVKENFRIIA from the coding sequence ATGAATTCTAGTAAAAAAATCGGTGTACTTGGCGGTGGCCAACTCGGAAGAATGCTTATACAGAAAGCCATTGATTATAATATTGAATTCGATGTGATGGATCCCGATCCCAACGCTCCCTGTAAAAATCTTGCGGCTAGATTCAAGGTCGGCGATCTAAAAAAGTTTGAAGATGTAATTGATTTTGGCAAAGATCTCGACATAATCACTATAGAAATAGAAAAAGTAAATGCAGAAGCTTTAGCCGTTTTGGAAAAGCAGGGAAAATTAGTGTATCCACAAGCCAGAGTCATACAACTTATTCAGGATAAAAGAGCGCAAAAGAAATTTTATATCGAAAATTCAATTCCCACGTCAGAATATGCTCTTGTCCAAAGCAATGAAGAAATTAAAAAACACCCCGAAATGATTCCCGGTTTTCACAAGCTGGCAAAAGATGGTTATGATGGTAGGGGTGTTCAAAAAATTACGACTAAAAGAGATATTTCCAAATCGTTTTCCGAACCGGGTTTAATTGAAAAAGCCGTTGACCTGGAAAAGGAAATTTCCTGCATAGTCAGCAGAAATGCCAATGGTGATATAAAATCTTTCCCTTTGGTTGAAATGGTATTTCATCCGGAAGCCAATCTGGTCGATTATTTATTGTCGCCCGCTAATGTGAGTCAAGAGATAGAAAATAAAGCCGAATCACTGGCAATTAAAATTATCGAAAAGCTTGACATGGTCGGAATTCTGGCAGTTGAAATGTTTTTGACAAAAACCGGCGACATCCTGGTCAATGAAATGGCACCAAGAACCCATAACAGTGGTCATCAAAGCATTGAATCAAATGAGAGCTCTCAATTTGAACAACATCTAAGATCTATTTTAAACTGGCCACCGGGATCCACAGATATTCGGGTCCCATCCGCAATGGTAAATTTATTAGGGGCCGATGGACATACCGGAGAGGCCATATATGAAGGAATGGATAAAATTCTGCAGGTTTCGGGTGTTCACATTCATTTATATGGCAAAAAAATTACAAAACCATTCAGAAAAATGGGACATATCACCATCACTGATGAAGATGCAGGATCATTGAAGGAAAAGATTAAATTTGTTAAAGAAAATTTCAGAATAATAGCATGA
- a CDS encoding ROK family protein codes for MKKAAFGIDIGGTYTKIGLVDEKGNILRESRMPTDEQSDAKIFINTLAQELKTVLKSQNNNIQLLGIGLGAPNANYLTGFIEHAPNLPWKGKIEIVKEIQKHFNVPVIVTNDANAAAIGEMHFGKAKGMKDFAIITLGTGLGSGFVSNGQLIYGSDGFAGELGHTRVKIDGRRCKCGKNGCFETYVSATGIKRTIFEFLSFYHQESKLRSVSYEDLHSNMIAEEAAKGDFIAQEAFRFTGRILGEKLADIVALFSPEAIFLFGGLMNAGDLILNPTKEHMDKNMLAVFANKTKLEISGLMDRNAAVLGASALIWDHYNLKTL; via the coding sequence ATGAAGAAAGCGGCATTTGGAATAGACATAGGAGGAACATACACAAAAATTGGCCTTGTGGATGAAAAGGGGAATATTCTCAGAGAAAGTCGTATGCCAACAGATGAGCAAAGCGATGCAAAAATATTTATTAACACACTTGCTCAGGAATTAAAAACAGTTCTAAAATCCCAAAATAACAATATTCAGTTATTGGGAATCGGGCTTGGAGCGCCAAATGCAAATTACCTTACCGGATTTATTGAACACGCTCCAAACCTACCTTGGAAAGGCAAAATAGAGATTGTAAAAGAAATCCAAAAACATTTTAATGTGCCTGTAATTGTAACCAATGATGCCAATGCTGCAGCCATTGGAGAAATGCATTTTGGCAAGGCAAAAGGCATGAAAGATTTTGCAATTATTACGCTTGGAACAGGCCTGGGAAGCGGTTTTGTCAGCAATGGTCAGCTAATTTATGGAAGCGATGGTTTTGCCGGCGAATTAGGCCATACAAGAGTTAAAATTGATGGCAGACGGTGTAAATGCGGAAAAAACGGATGTTTTGAAACCTATGTCTCAGCCACTGGAATTAAAAGGACTATTTTTGAATTTTTGTCTTTCTATCATCAGGAATCCAAATTGCGTTCTGTGAGTTATGAAGACCTCCATTCAAACATGATTGCAGAGGAAGCGGCCAAAGGTGACTTTATCGCACAGGAAGCATTTCGATTTACCGGTAGAATATTGGGCGAAAAACTGGCGGATATTGTTGCTCTTTTTAGTCCCGAAGCCATATTTCTTTTTGGCGGTTTAATGAATGCCGGAGATTTGATCCTCAACCCCACTAAAGAACATATGGATAAAAATATGCTTGCGGTATTTGCGAATAAAACAAAACTTGAGATTTCAGGTCTAATGGATAGAAATGCTGCAGTACTTGGTGCAAGCGCACTAATTTGGGATCATTACAACTTAAAAACTCTTTAA
- a CDS encoding SRPBCC family protein codes for MLKKIGIGLLVVIALIVIISFFLPSEVTVERSIVVEAPVENIYSQVNDLHNWEKWSPWAEMDPDMKIEFFGPEMGKDAKYCWDGDPETVGKGCLTIVDNVDNASISTLLEFEGMSPGNGNWKFEKVSDGVKVSWAMTSSMDDFPVIGRYFGLAFDGMLGPDFEKGLSKLKSLSETMPTYSIDISRAEMPAMNYVSVRGSATMENISAKMGEMAGIMMEYMEKNGLNHAGAPFAIWHSMGEEFEFTFAMQVDGDAGEGNDMVKTGSMEAFECVKGDYYGAYEKMNTAYDDIEKYMEVNNLELKGESMEFYITDPMNEPDTAKWLTNIIYPIS; via the coding sequence ATGTTAAAGAAAATTGGAATTGGATTATTAGTAGTGATAGCTTTAATCGTTATCATATCTTTCTTTTTACCCTCTGAGGTCACGGTAGAAAGATCGATTGTTGTGGAAGCACCGGTGGAAAATATCTATTCACAGGTTAACGATCTGCATAATTGGGAGAAATGGTCCCCTTGGGCTGAAATGGATCCTGATATGAAGATTGAGTTTTTTGGCCCGGAAATGGGAAAAGATGCCAAATACTGTTGGGATGGCGATCCTGAAACGGTGGGAAAAGGTTGTCTTACTATTGTTGACAACGTAGATAATGCATCTATAAGTACCTTATTAGAATTTGAAGGTATGAGTCCGGGAAATGGCAACTGGAAATTTGAAAAAGTAAGTGATGGGGTAAAGGTTTCCTGGGCTATGACTTCGTCTATGGATGATTTTCCGGTCATTGGCAGATACTTCGGTTTGGCTTTTGACGGAATGTTAGGTCCTGATTTTGAAAAAGGATTGAGCAAATTAAAAAGTCTGTCCGAAACCATGCCTACTTATTCAATTGATATTTCCAGAGCTGAAATGCCCGCAATGAACTATGTGAGTGTGCGTGGATCTGCGACAATGGAGAACATTAGCGCTAAAATGGGAGAAATGGCCGGCATAATGATGGAATACATGGAAAAGAATGGATTGAATCATGCGGGTGCTCCATTTGCAATCTGGCATTCCATGGGAGAAGAATTTGAATTTACTTTTGCCATGCAGGTAGACGGCGATGCAGGAGAAGGTAATGATATGGTAAAAACAGGTTCTATGGAAGCATTTGAATGCGTCAAAGGAGATTATTACGGTGCATATGAAAAAATGAACACGGCCTATGACGACATCGAAAAATACATGGAGGTCAACAATCTTGAGTTGAAAGGCGAATCAATGGAATTCTATATTACTGATCCAATGAATGAACCCGATACAGCAAAATGGTTGACAAACATTATTTATCCCATATCCTAA
- the mfd gene encoding transcription-repair coupling factor: MLKGEILNIYKRDSIINSIAELIKPNENRHIRLNGISGSLDSIIAASTYKIHQQNHVFVLNEKEEAAYFLSDLRQLLPNYRVSFFPTSYKKAYEFEETENANILQRAEVLNRLNAKYSKGELIVTYPEALAEKVINKKSLVKNTMHLKLGECINLEVKRAELISFGFELVDFVAEPGQFSIRGGIIDLFSFAHDLPYRIELFGDEIESIRTFDPGTQLSVDKINKIAIIPNVQTRLLEEERVSVLDYLPINSKIWLKDIGGLAEAADDVFNKVSKTYRTLLENSSNTKIILKPEFLYENSESILNSLDNYVNIEFGISQYHNDALSFNFETGGQPSFNKNFEILIKHLEENQYRGIQNFIIADQPGQIQRLENIFDELNADLNISPELLSLREGFIDYERKIACYTDHQIFERFFRYKVKEKYSKSKALTLKQLQSLEPGDYVTHIDYGVGRFAGMERKELNGKIQETIRLIYKDDDILLVNVHALHKISKFSGKEGEAPNVNKLGSPDWDNKKKKIKRKVKDIAKDLIELYAKRKATKGYAFSQDSFLQAELESSFIYEDTPDQAKASTAVKSDLEKEYPMDRLICGDVGFGKTEVAIRAAFKVAADGKQTAILVPTTVLALQHFHTISSRLEDFPVRVDYINRFRTNKQIKNTLKDLEDGKIDIIIGTHRLVGKDVKFKNLGLLIIDEEQKFGVKVKEKLKEFRVNVDVLTLTATPIPRTLHFSLMGARDLSVINTPPPNRQPVATEIHVFNEALIRDTIRYELQRGGQVFFVHNRVKNIEELANIIKRLVPDARIGIAHGQMEGRILEKAMFKFVEKEYDVLVSTNIIESGLDIPNANTIIINQAHSFGLSDLHQMRGRVGRSNRKAFCYFLTLPLNRLSADSRKRLKTLEEFSEIGDGFKVAMRDLDIRGAGNLLGREQSGFINDLGFDMYHKILDEAVQELKENEFASLFKNEVDIKKIVKDCNIETDLEVRFPETYIPNVSERLRLYTELDNVKNEKELEEFVEHIKDRFGKLPESVRDLVETARLRWLAEELGFGKLSLKSGKLKGYILDTSNESYFQGEVFGAILNFVKTHPKMCQLKEVKDMLVLNMNNIHGISEAKSALNNIISSIKGMRAFA, from the coding sequence TTGTTAAAAGGCGAGATATTAAATATTTATAAGCGCGACTCCATTATCAATTCTATAGCCGAATTAATTAAACCAAATGAAAACAGGCATATTAGATTGAATGGTATTTCCGGAAGTCTGGACTCCATTATTGCGGCATCCACATACAAAATTCATCAACAAAATCATGTTTTTGTACTCAATGAAAAAGAAGAGGCGGCTTATTTTTTAAGTGATTTACGCCAACTTTTACCCAATTATCGGGTTTCTTTTTTCCCCACCTCCTATAAAAAAGCATATGAATTTGAGGAAACTGAAAATGCCAATATTCTTCAAAGAGCAGAAGTATTAAACCGACTTAATGCCAAATATTCAAAAGGAGAACTTATTGTCACTTATCCCGAGGCCCTGGCCGAGAAGGTTATTAATAAGAAATCGCTTGTCAAAAACACAATGCATTTAAAATTGGGTGAGTGTATTAATCTTGAAGTGAAACGAGCAGAGCTTATTTCATTTGGTTTTGAGCTTGTAGATTTTGTAGCAGAACCTGGTCAATTTTCGATAAGAGGTGGTATCATTGATCTATTTTCATTTGCACATGATTTGCCTTACAGAATCGAACTGTTTGGCGACGAAATTGAAAGTATCAGAACTTTTGATCCCGGAACTCAGCTGTCAGTTGATAAGATCAACAAGATTGCCATTATTCCAAACGTTCAAACGCGACTGCTGGAAGAAGAAAGAGTTTCAGTTCTTGATTATCTTCCCATTAATTCTAAAATATGGCTGAAAGATATTGGAGGCCTTGCTGAGGCTGCAGACGATGTTTTCAATAAAGTAAGTAAAACCTATAGAACACTACTCGAAAACAGTTCTAATACAAAAATCATCCTGAAACCAGAGTTTCTGTATGAAAATTCTGAATCTATATTAAATAGCCTTGATAACTATGTAAATATTGAATTTGGTATTTCTCAATATCACAATGATGCATTGTCATTTAATTTTGAAACAGGCGGTCAACCGAGTTTTAACAAAAATTTTGAAATCCTTATTAAGCATTTGGAGGAAAATCAGTACCGCGGAATACAAAATTTCATAATTGCTGATCAGCCCGGTCAAATTCAAAGGTTAGAAAATATCTTTGATGAATTAAATGCAGACCTCAATATAAGCCCTGAGTTATTATCGCTTCGTGAAGGATTCATTGATTATGAAAGAAAAATTGCCTGTTACACTGACCATCAAATTTTTGAGCGTTTTTTCAGGTATAAAGTCAAAGAGAAATACTCCAAATCAAAAGCATTAACCCTAAAGCAGTTACAATCACTTGAACCTGGAGATTATGTGACTCATATAGACTATGGCGTTGGCCGCTTTGCAGGAATGGAAAGAAAAGAGCTGAATGGTAAAATTCAGGAAACCATCCGCCTTATATACAAGGATGACGACATTCTACTTGTCAATGTCCATGCCCTACATAAAATTTCCAAATTTTCCGGAAAAGAGGGCGAGGCACCAAATGTCAATAAGCTAGGTAGTCCGGATTGGGATAATAAAAAGAAGAAAATCAAGCGAAAAGTAAAGGACATTGCAAAAGACCTCATTGAACTTTACGCGAAGAGAAAAGCTACCAAAGGCTATGCTTTTAGCCAGGATTCTTTTCTTCAGGCAGAACTCGAATCCTCATTTATATATGAAGATACTCCTGATCAAGCCAAAGCTTCCACAGCTGTAAAATCCGATCTGGAAAAAGAATATCCTATGGATCGGCTTATTTGTGGAGATGTGGGTTTTGGTAAAACCGAAGTCGCCATCAGAGCAGCATTCAAAGTTGCGGCAGATGGAAAACAAACGGCTATTCTGGTTCCTACAACAGTGCTGGCATTACAACATTTTCATACCATTTCGAGTCGCTTGGAAGATTTTCCGGTTCGGGTAGATTATATCAATCGATTTAGAACCAACAAACAGATAAAAAACACTTTGAAAGACCTTGAAGATGGCAAAATCGATATTATAATCGGGACTCATCGATTAGTAGGAAAAGATGTTAAGTTCAAGAATTTAGGGCTGCTAATTATCGATGAGGAACAGAAATTTGGAGTTAAAGTCAAAGAAAAACTCAAAGAATTTAGAGTGAATGTTGACGTTTTGACATTAACAGCAACTCCGATTCCACGAACCCTGCACTTTTCACTAATGGGCGCACGCGATTTATCGGTAATTAATACTCCTCCCCCAAACAGGCAACCTGTTGCAACGGAAATTCATGTTTTCAATGAAGCATTAATCAGGGATACAATTCGCTATGAATTACAAAGAGGAGGCCAGGTATTTTTTGTTCACAATAGAGTGAAAAATATTGAAGAACTCGCCAATATTATTAAAAGACTAGTTCCTGATGCCAGAATAGGTATAGCTCATGGGCAAATGGAAGGAAGAATATTGGAAAAAGCCATGTTTAAGTTTGTCGAAAAAGAATATGACGTATTGGTCTCGACAAATATTATTGAATCCGGATTGGATATTCCCAATGCAAATACCATCATAATCAACCAGGCCCATAGTTTTGGGCTATCGGATTTACATCAGATGCGGGGAAGGGTGGGTCGTTCAAACAGAAAAGCATTTTGTTATTTCTTAACCCTTCCTCTCAACAGGCTCTCGGCCGATTCCAGAAAACGGCTTAAGACATTAGAAGAATTTTCAGAAATAGGTGATGGCTTCAAAGTGGCGATGAGAGATCTCGACATAAGAGGTGCGGGGAATTTGCTTGGCAGGGAACAAAGTGGCTTTATTAACGATCTCGGATTCGACATGTATCATAAAATATTGGATGAAGCAGTTCAGGAATTAAAAGAAAATGAGTTTGCCTCTCTATTTAAAAATGAGGTAGATATTAAAAAAATTGTCAAGGATTGCAATATAGAAACTGATCTGGAAGTTCGATTCCCGGAGACATACATTCCAAATGTATCAGAAAGACTTCGACTCTATACCGAACTCGATAATGTAAAAAATGAAAAAGAGCTTGAAGAATTTGTTGAGCACATAAAAGACAGATTTGGTAAATTGCCTGAAAGTGTCCGGGATTTGGTTGAAACTGCCCGTCTTCGTTGGCTGGCGGAAGAATTGGGTTTTGGGAAATTAAGTCTGAAATCAGGTAAACTTAAAGGCTACATACTTGATACATCCAATGAAAGCTATTTTCAAGGTGAAGTTTTTGGAGCAATTTTAAATTTTGTAAAAACGCATCCCAAAATGTGTCAGCTAAAAGAGGTCAAAGACATGTTGGTATTAAATATGAATAATATTCACGGCATTTCAGAAGCAAAATCAGCTTTAAACAATATCATTTCATCAATCAAGGGTATGCGCGCTTTTGCATAA
- the odhB gene encoding 2-oxoglutarate dehydrogenase complex dihydrolipoyllysine-residue succinyltransferase has protein sequence MSEIIKVPQVGESITEVTIGQWSVEDGDMVEMDQIICELESDKATFELNAESAGKIKIIAQEGDTLAVGDTICEIDTDASASDSKSSSEDSQKESKSVEETKSQSSTANTSNKSGEIKEMRVSPVGESINEVTVGSWLKEDGDFVELDEIICEIESDKATFELPAEASGYLKHVASEGDTLAIGDLICKIEVAESNAVESVKEESQPQSTSHDNTSSSSKVSDADGYAAGHASPAAAKILKEKGINPSDVKGTGVDGRITKEDAQAAKKSDSKQTQAKESTSKLSEKSSGTRNQERKRMSNLRKTIAKRLVSVKNDTAMLTTFNEVNMKPIMELRKKYKESFKEKYEIGLGFMSFFTKACCMALQEYPAVNGQIDGDEIVYSDYCDVSIAVSTPRGLVVPVIRNAEDMSFDQIEKEIYNLAVKARDGKLSIEEMTGGTFTITNGGIFGSMLSTPIINAPQSAILGMHNIVERPMAVNGEVQILPIMYVALSYDHRIIDGKESVSFLVRVKELLEDPTRLLLGV, from the coding sequence ATGAGTGAAATAATCAAAGTACCTCAAGTCGGTGAATCAATTACCGAAGTCACCATTGGACAATGGAGTGTTGAAGATGGTGATATGGTGGAGATGGATCAAATAATTTGTGAGCTTGAGTCCGATAAAGCCACTTTTGAACTTAATGCTGAGTCTGCAGGAAAAATAAAGATAATTGCCCAGGAAGGTGATACGCTTGCAGTAGGTGATACCATATGTGAAATAGATACAGATGCTAGCGCTTCGGATTCTAAATCAAGTTCAGAAGATTCCCAGAAAGAATCTAAGAGCGTAGAAGAAACAAAATCCCAAAGTTCTACTGCTAACACATCTAATAAAAGCGGTGAAATAAAAGAAATGCGGGTGAGTCCTGTGGGAGAGTCCATCAATGAAGTCACTGTGGGCTCATGGTTAAAAGAGGATGGAGATTTTGTTGAACTTGATGAAATTATTTGTGAGATTGAGTCAGACAAAGCCACTTTTGAATTACCTGCTGAAGCTTCCGGTTATTTAAAACATGTCGCAAGCGAAGGTGATACCCTTGCGATCGGTGATTTAATTTGCAAAATCGAAGTTGCTGAATCAAATGCAGTTGAATCTGTAAAAGAAGAAAGCCAGCCTCAAAGCACTTCTCATGACAATACTAGTTCAAGTTCTAAGGTATCGGATGCAGATGGCTATGCTGCAGGACATGCTTCTCCGGCAGCTGCAAAAATTTTAAAAGAAAAAGGCATTAATCCTTCTGATGTAAAAGGTACCGGTGTTGATGGTCGCATAACTAAAGAAGATGCTCAGGCTGCCAAAAAGTCTGACAGCAAGCAAACACAAGCTAAAGAAAGTACTTCTAAGCTATCAGAAAAATCTTCCGGAACCAGGAATCAGGAAAGAAAAAGGATGAGCAATTTGCGAAAAACAATTGCAAAAAGATTGGTCTCGGTTAAAAATGACACAGCAATGCTGACCACTTTTAACGAGGTGAATATGAAACCGATCATGGAACTCAGAAAAAAATATAAGGAGTCATTTAAGGAAAAGTATGAGATAGGCTTAGGTTTTATGTCATTTTTTACAAAGGCCTGCTGTATGGCGCTTCAGGAGTATCCAGCTGTAAATGGTCAAATCGATGGTGATGAAATTGTTTATTCAGATTATTGCGATGTTTCTATTGCAGTTTCGACCCCACGCGGCTTGGTTGTGCCAGTAATTCGCAACGCAGAGGACATGTCATTTGACCAAATTGAAAAAGAAATTTACAATCTCGCAGTTAAAGCAAGAGATGGAAAACTTAGTATTGAGGAAATGACCGGAGGTACATTTACCATCACCAATGGTGGAATTTTTGGATCAATGCTTTCAACCCCCATTATAAATGCACCTCAATCGGCCATTCTAGGAATGCACAATATTGTGGAGCGACCAATGGCTGTCAATGGCGAAGTTCAAATTCTTCCGATTATGTATGTGGCTTTATCCTATGATCACAGAATCATCGACGGAAAAGAGTCAGTAAGTTTTCTTGTTAGAGTTAAGGAATTGCTTGAAGATCCTACAAGATTACTTTTGGGAGTTTAG